A genomic stretch from Helianthus annuus cultivar XRQ/B chromosome 1, HanXRQr2.0-SUNRISE, whole genome shotgun sequence includes:
- the LOC110878271 gene encoding inorganic phosphate transporter 1-4, whose product MASEGNLHVLNALDGAKTQWYHFTAIVIAGMGFLTDAYDLFCISLVTKMLGRIYYHQPGSPKPGNLPPNVSAAVNGVALVGTLSGQLFFGWLGDKLGRKKVYGITLMLMCICSIGSGLSFGSSPKSVMATLCFFRFWLGFGIGGDYPLSATIMSEYSNKKTRGAFIAAVFAMQGFGILGGGVFAIIVSSLFDAHYKAPPYEVDPVGSTVPEADYVWRIILMVGAVPAILTYYWRMKMPETARYTALVAKNANQAAMDMSKVMQMEIKADQPKLDRVVSKTGNTFGLFSKDFLKRHGLHLLGTTSTWFLLDIAYYSQNLFQKDIFSAIGWIPAAKKMNAIHEVYRIARAQTLIALCSTVPGYWFTVFLIDRIGRFKIQLIGFSMMTIFMFALAIPYHHWTLPQNNIWFVVIYSLTFFFANFGPNATTFVVPAEIFPARLRSTCHGISAASGKLGAIVGAFGFLYLAQSKDPAKADAGYPAGIGVKNSLIVLGVINLLGTICTFLVPESNGKSLEEMSGENEEETISQV is encoded by the coding sequence ATGGCATCTGAGGGCAATCTACATGTTCTCAATGCACTAGACGGTGCAAAAACACAATGGTATCACTTCACTGCTATAGTGATAGCCGGAATGGGGTTTTTAACCGATGCTTATGACCTCTTTTGCATATCTTTGGTTACCAAGATGCTTGGCCGGATTTACTACCACCAACCCGGCTCTCCGAAGCCGGGAAACTTACCTCCGAACGTTTCTGCGGCCGTAAATGGTGTCGCTCTTGTCGGAACCCTATCCGGACAACTGTTCTTCGGGTGGCTAGGTGATAAACTGGGCCGGAAAAAGGTTTATGGTATTACACTTATGCTCATGTGTATATGTTCGATCGGTTCGGGTTTATCGTTTGGAAGCAGCCCGAAATCGGTCATGGCTACGCTTTGTTTCTTCCGGTTTTGGCTTGGGTTTGGGATTGGTGGCGACTACCCGCTCTCGGCCACGATCATGTCCGAATATTCGAATAAGAAAACGCGAGGGGCGTTTATTGCGGCGGTGTTCGCGATGCAAGGGTTTGGTATTTTAGGAGGTGGGGTTTTCGCGATTATCGTGTCATCATTATTTGATGCACATTACAAGGCCCCGCCTTACGAGGTTGATCCGGTGGGGTCCACAGTACCCGAGGCGGATTATGTGTGGCGGATTATTCTAATGGTGGGAGCGGTTCCTGCGATCTTGACTTATTATTGGCGGATGAAGATGCCTGAAACCGCGCGTTACACGGCCTTGGTGGCGAAAAACGCTAACCAAGCAGCGATGGACATGTCAAAAGTGATGCAAATGGAGATCAAAGCTGACCAGCCGAAGCTCGATCGGGTGGTCTCGAAAACAGGTAACACTTTCGGGCTTTTTAGTAAAGATTTCCTTAAACGACACGGGTTGCATTTACTCGGAACAACAAGCACTTGGTTCTTGTTAGATATCGCGTATTACAGCCAAAACTTGTTCCAGAAAGATATCTTTAGCGCCATCGGGTGGATACCCGCGGCGAAAAAGATGAACGCGATTCACGAAGTGTACCGAATCGCGAGGGCACAAACCCTAATCGCACTATGCAGCACAGTCCCCGGATATTGGTTTACGGTGTTCTTGATCGATAGAATCGGGCGTTTTAAGATACAACTAATCGGGTTTTCGATGATGACAATCTTTATGTTCGCATTAGCCATCCCATACCACCATTGGACTCTTCCTCAAAACAACATATGGTTTGTGGTGATATACTCGTTAACATTCTTTTTCGCGAATTTTGGGCCGAACGCGACAACTTTTGTCGTCCCAGCCGAGATTTTCCCGGCTAGGCTTCGTTCGACTTGTCATGGTATCTCCGCTGCATCGGGGAAACTAGGCGCCATCGTGGGCGCGTTTGGGTTCTTATATTTGGCGCAAAGTAAGGATCCGGCTAAGGCGGATGCCGGGTATCCTGCGGGTATCGGGGTCAAGAACTCGTTGATCGTGTTGGGTGTGATCAATCTTTTGGGTACGATTTGTACGTTTTTGGTGCCTGAATCGAATGGCAAGTCGCTAGAGGAAATGTCtggagagaatgaagaagaaaccATTTCACAAGTTTAA
- the LOC110878270 gene encoding protein root UVB sensitive 2, chloroplastic, which yields MNLLEKINLLKKDAENTSPEIVPTVVSWTETSDTVSRHFQFQPDGQLFVKVLNDSRPVIHKLSESFVNTFFPSGYPYSVNEGYLRYTQFRALQHFSSAALSVLSTQSLLFAAGLRPTPAQATAVSWVLKDGMQHVGKLICSNLGARMDSEPKRWRIFADVLYDVGTGLEVLSPLCPQLFLEMAGLGNFAKGMATVAARATRLPIYSSFAKEGNLSDLYAKGEAISTVFNVIGLGAGIQLVSTVCSSMQGKIVVGSFLSAVHVYSTYEEMRSAPINTLNPQRTAMIIEDFLKTGKVSGPADLRFREDLFFPGRIIKGAGNVKVGRNLRKVMKPSRLKQLKEILPDENFVLNFGNTSTDLVLEQNASGEDALRGWLVAAYANREVETIEEAYEKMNTVMPTLLSELRAKGWHTDRFLDGTGSRYGF from the exons ATGAATTTACTG GAAAAGATAAACTTGCTGAAGAAAGATGCCGAAAATACTTCGCCGGAAATAGTTCCCACGGTTGTCTCTTGGACTGAGACCTCCGACACCGTCTCCCGCCACTTTCAGTTTCAACCAGACGGCCAACTTTTC gtgaAGGTGCTTAATGATTCAAGACCAGTAATCCATAAGCTTTCGGAGTCTTTTGTCAATACTTTTTTCCCTTCTGGTTATCCATACAG TGTTAATGAAGGATATCTAAGATACACGCAATTTCGAGCCTTACAACACTTTTCAAGTGCTGCATTATCCGTGTTATCAACTCAG TCACTGTTATTTGCTGCAGGATTGAGACCTACCCCAGCACAAGCTACTGCCGTTAGTTGG GTACTTAAGGATGGTATGCAGCATGTGGGGAAGCTAATATGTAGCAATTTAGGTGCAAGAATGGATTCTGAGCCCAAACGGTGGCGGATTTTTG CTGATGTGTTATACGACGTGGGCACCGGTTTGGAAGTTCTATCGCCGTTATGCCCACAGCTGTTTCTTGAAATGGCTGGACTTGGAAATTTTGCCAAG GGGATGGCAACGGTTGCTGCAAGAGCAACAAGATTGCCAATTTATTCTTCGTTCGCGAAAGAGGGCAACCTTAGTGATTTGTATGCAAAAGGAGAGGCGATTTCTACTGTGTTTAATGTGATTGGATTGGGTGCCGGGATTCAGTTAGTTTCTACCGTTTGTTCTTCAATGCAAGGAAAG ATTGTTGTTGGGTCTTTTCTTTCTGCAGTGCATGTTTATAGTACGTATGAAGAAATGAGATCTGCTCCTATCAACACGTTAAATCCACAGCGCACTGCAATGATAATTGAAGATTTCTTAAAG ACAGGAAAGGTATCCGGTCCTGCAGACCTAAGATTCAGAGAAGATCTTTTCTTTCCTGGGAGAATAATAAAAGGGGCTGGAAACGTCAAAGTGGGCCGAAACTTGCGCAAAGTCATGAAGCCTTCAAGACTTAAACAACTCAAAGAAATATTGCCAGATgaaaactttgttttaaattttggAAATACCTCAACAGACTTGGTGTTGGAGCAGAACGCTAGCGGCGAAGATGCATTACGAGGGTGGCTAGTGGCAGCTTACGCAAACCGGGAGGTGGAAACGATAGAAGAGGCTTATGAAAAGATGAATACAGTAATGCCGACATTGCTGTCTGAATTACGTGCAAAAGGGTGGCATACTGACCGTTTTCTTGACGGAACAGGTAGTCGTTATGGTTTCTAG